The Streptomyces sp. NBC_00224 genome contains the following window.
GGGCAAGGTCCGCATCGGTGCGGCCGGTGCGATCGCCGCCGCCGCCCTCGCCACCACGTTCCTGGCGGCACCCGGCGCGAGCGCGGCCGGCGCCAACTGGAGCGGCTGGTCGGGAAGCTGCTTCGGCTGGACGACCTGGGACGCCAACCATGTCACCGGCCACACCTGGGACCACTCGTACGACACCTGCAAGGTCACCATCTACCAGTGGGACAGCGCCCACCCGAACCAGGGTTCTTCGAGCTCCGGCTATGTGGCGGCCCCGGACCGAGGAGCCAACACGGCCACCTACTGGCACGGCTTCGCCTCCTCGGGCGGACGGCTTGAGGACAACGTCTGCGTCGAGGACGTCACCACGGGCGCCGCCCAGGCGTGCAGCGGCTGGGTCTACAACTAGCCACCGCGACCGCTGAAAGACCTCCGGGGGCTGCCGGGTCCCGGCAGCCCCCCGGAGCTTGCGGCCGTGGCCGGAGAGACGCCCAGGCGCTGGGCGTGCCATGGGCCGGCGCTCCGGATGTCTCGTCATCCGGCCCACCCTGTTCGGCGATGAGCTGATCAGCTAGAAAGGGAGCGGCCCGGCTGCCGCTCGCAGGCGCTTCCGAGCCGTCGCGTTTCCCGTCGGCAATGCCCAGCTCAGAGGTCGTACGCACATGCCCGCAGCCGCAGCCCCCTGGCTGTTCCTCGCCGTCTTCTCCGGCACCCTGATAGCCCTCCAGGCCCGCATCACCGGCGAGCTCGCCGCCGGGCTCGGCGGCGACGGGTTCACGGCCGCGGTGATCTCGTTCGGCTCGGGGTTCGTGGTGCTGGCCCTCGGACTGCTCGTGCTGCGAAAGCCGCGCCGTGGGATCGGTCTGGTGCTGGCGGACGTACGCGGCGGGCGGCTCAAGTGGTGGCAGGTGCTCGGCGGCTTCGGGGGCGCGGCCTTTCTGCTCGCGCAGGGGCTGACCGTCGGGGCGCTCGGGGTCGCGCTGTTCACCGTCGCGATCGTGGCGGGCCAGGTCACCGGGGGACTGCTCTTCGACCGGATGGGGCTCGGCCCTGCCGGACCGCAGCGGCCGACGCGGCGCCGGGTCGTCGGCGCGGTGCTCGTGCTCGCGGCCGTGGGCCTGTCGATGGCGGACAAGCTGGGCGGGGGATTCCCGTATGCGATGTTGTTGCTCCCGCTGGTGGCGGGCGTGTGCGTGAGTTGGCAGCAGGCGGTCAACGGACATGTGAGGAACGCCTCCGGATCCGCCTACACGGGGACGCTCTTCAATTTCGTCGCCGGTACCGGCGCGCTGAG
Protein-coding sequences here:
- a CDS encoding DMT family transporter: MPAAAAPWLFLAVFSGTLIALQARITGELAAGLGGDGFTAAVISFGSGFVVLALGLLVLRKPRRGIGLVLADVRGGRLKWWQVLGGFGGAAFLLAQGLTVGALGVALFTVAIVAGQVTGGLLFDRMGLGPAGPQRPTRRRVVGAVLVLAAVGLSMADKLGGGFPYAMLLLPLVAGVCVSWQQAVNGHVRNASGSAYTGTLFNFVAGTGALSVIFLVHAVATGLPAGLPSEPYLYLGGLVGISFITIAVATVQKLGVLVLGLCTISGQLVGSLALDLLLPRGDTQVTAATVAGVVLALVAIAVAALSGTRAGRVVSSSDATRPTAPERVKG